In Modestobacter versicolor, a single genomic region encodes these proteins:
- a CDS encoding TadE family type IV pilus minor pilin gives MRTRRPARAEAGMVTAETAVVLPVLLLVLAGAVSAVVVVGAQLRCVDAAREGARAAARGEPVAVVQRAAAGAAPDGAATELGGDGETVQVTVSATVSPLGPLPWTVEVSATATGLREPAAEVGAP, from the coding sequence GTGCGCACACGCCGTCCCGCCCGGGCCGAGGCCGGCATGGTGACCGCGGAGACCGCGGTCGTCCTCCCGGTGCTGCTGCTGGTGCTGGCCGGTGCCGTCTCGGCGGTCGTGGTCGTCGGCGCCCAGCTGCGCTGCGTGGACGCCGCCCGGGAAGGGGCCCGGGCGGCGGCCCGTGGAGAACCGGTCGCTGTGGTGCAGCGCGCGGCGGCCGGTGCCGCACCCGACGGCGCGGCGACCGAGCTGGGCGGGGACGGCGAGACCGTGCAGGTCACCGTCTCGGCGACGGTGTCACCGCTGGGGCCGCTGCCCTGGACGGTCGAGGTGTCGGCCACCGCGACGGGGCTGCGCGAACCCGCCGCCGAGGTGGGTGCGCCGTGA
- a CDS encoding DUF4244 domain-containing protein: MDEQSQVAQEPAGRGALARRWADLRAADEQGMSTAEYAVGTVAACAFAAVLYQVVTGGSVVTALGGLVQSALATLS; encoded by the coding sequence ATGGACGAGCAGTCGCAGGTCGCGCAGGAGCCGGCCGGCAGGGGCGCGCTGGCCCGGCGGTGGGCCGACCTCCGGGCCGCCGACGAGCAGGGCATGAGCACCGCCGAGTACGCCGTCGGCACCGTCGCGGCCTGCGCCTTCGCCGCGGTGCTCTACCAGGTGGTCACCGGTGGGTCGGTGGTCACGGCCCTCGGCGGGCTGGTGCAGTCGGCGCTGGCCACGCTGTCCTGA
- a CDS encoding type II secretion system F family protein, whose product MTAAALALAAALLLWVPPGTARRRRLAAVLPGPVGPVRLARWPPGGPPGPVRRWAEAAGAAIAVLLVLGGGPGAALAGAAAGVAVERLLRRSGAPPDEGAGLARDLPVACDLLAVCLTAGTPVGAALSAVGGSVAGPLGERLSEVGALYRLGAAPRRAWSTAPPPLDALARTVVRAGESGSAVVPALQRLATDLRSSSRSETEAAVRRAGVWVLAPLGLCFLPAFLCLGVVPLVLGIAADVFG is encoded by the coding sequence GTGACCGCGGCCGCGCTCGCCCTGGCGGCGGCCCTGCTGCTGTGGGTGCCGCCCGGCACCGCCCGCCGGCGCCGGCTGGCGGCCGTCCTGCCCGGCCCGGTGGGTCCGGTCCGCCTGGCGCGCTGGCCACCGGGCGGCCCGCCCGGGCCGGTGCGCCGCTGGGCGGAGGCGGCCGGAGCGGCGATCGCCGTCCTGCTGGTCCTGGGCGGTGGTCCGGGGGCCGCGCTGGCCGGGGCCGCGGCAGGGGTCGCCGTCGAGCGGCTGCTCCGCCGGTCCGGCGCCCCGCCGGACGAGGGGGCGGGGCTGGCCCGCGACCTGCCGGTGGCCTGCGACCTGCTCGCCGTCTGCCTCACCGCCGGCACCCCGGTCGGCGCGGCCCTCAGCGCGGTCGGCGGCTCGGTGGCCGGCCCGCTGGGGGAGCGGCTGAGCGAGGTCGGGGCGCTGTACCGGCTGGGCGCCGCGCCCCGCCGCGCGTGGTCGACGGCCCCGCCGCCGCTGGACGCGCTGGCCCGCACGGTGGTCCGGGCCGGGGAGTCCGGGTCGGCGGTGGTCCCTGCCCTGCAGCGGCTGGCCACCGACCTGCGGAGCTCCAGCCGCAGCGAGACCGAGGCCGCCGTCCGCCGGGCCGGGGTCTGGGTGCTGGCACCGCTGGGGCTGTGCTTCCTGCCCGCGTTCCTCTGCCTGGGCGTCGTGCCGCTGGTGCTCGGCATCGCGGCGGACGTCTTCGGCTGA
- a CDS encoding type II secretion system F family protein, with the protein MSPALLCLAGALLAWPSAARAARLAGPPGVPRWPDLGALVGGRAGPALLAAAAGTCGLLLSTAVVAGLAAVCGGAAGRALRQRALARAGERSCRALVEALGALSAELRAGRPLDEATGAAVGSCPDPGTAAVLGPVLRLGEPPPGAAAGESAQALRRLAAAVRLSAQTGCSLAGVVTAVEDDLRARAHAEQELRSAVAGPRASATVLAGLPVLGLLMGSGVGADPWRVLTTTGTGTVLLVLGVALELAGTAWSARLVRRAVQR; encoded by the coding sequence GTGAGCCCTGCCCTGCTCTGCCTGGCCGGGGCGCTGCTGGCCTGGCCCTCCGCGGCACGGGCCGCCCGGCTCGCCGGCCCGCCGGGCGTCCCGCGGTGGCCTGACCTCGGTGCCCTGGTCGGCGGTCGGGCGGGGCCGGCCCTGCTCGCCGCGGCCGCCGGCACCTGCGGGCTGCTCCTGTCCACTGCGGTGGTGGCCGGGTTGGCGGCGGTCTGCGGTGGTGCGGCCGGGCGTGCGCTGCGGCAGCGCGCTCTCGCCCGCGCGGGCGAACGGAGCTGCCGCGCGCTGGTCGAGGCGCTCGGGGCGCTGAGCGCCGAGCTGCGGGCCGGGCGCCCGCTCGACGAGGCCACCGGTGCCGCCGTCGGCAGCTGCCCCGACCCGGGCACCGCCGCCGTCCTCGGACCGGTGCTCCGGCTGGGCGAGCCACCACCGGGGGCAGCTGCCGGCGAGTCGGCGCAGGCGCTGCGGCGGCTGGCCGCGGCGGTGCGGCTGAGCGCGCAGACCGGCTGCTCGCTGGCCGGCGTGGTGACCGCCGTCGAGGACGACCTGCGCGCCCGGGCGCACGCCGAGCAGGAGCTGCGCTCGGCGGTCGCCGGACCCCGGGCGAGCGCGACGGTGCTGGCCGGGCTGCCGGTGCTGGGGCTGCTGATGGGCAGCGGGGTGGGCGCCGACCCGTGGCGCGTGCTGACCACCACGGGCACCGGCACCGTGCTCCTCGTGCTCGGCGTGGCCCTCGAGCTGGCCGGCACGGCGTGGTCGGCGCGGCTGGTCCGCCGCGCGGTGCAGCGGTGA
- a CDS encoding TadA family conjugal transfer-associated ATPase — protein sequence MSDSAPPLVERVRARLASGAGAPSPVAVAALVREEAGGLLGDGAVLTAVRAATDELSGAGVLEPLLRLPGVTDVLVNGPASVWVDRGAGLEPVDVRFPDEAAVRRLAVRLAAAAGRRLDDAAPWVDAGLPDGTRLHAVLPPVSGSGTCLSLRVLRRAVLSFADLADRGAFPGAAADLLTALVQARLAFLVTGGTGTGKTTVLSALLGLAGQHERLVLCEDAPELAPLHPHVVRLLTRPPNVEAAGAVTLRDLVRQALRMRPDRLVVGEVRGAEVVDLLAALNTGHDGGCGTLHVNRAGDLPARLEALGEAAGLGRAAVHSQAAAALSVVVHLRRSPAGRHVAELGVVRRDGALIEVVPGWRADGGPCPAGDELHRLLDGRGTG from the coding sequence GTGAGCGACTCGGCCCCGCCCCTGGTGGAGCGGGTGCGGGCCCGGCTGGCCAGCGGTGCCGGCGCGCCGAGCCCGGTCGCCGTCGCGGCGCTGGTGCGCGAGGAGGCCGGCGGGCTGCTCGGCGACGGTGCGGTGCTGACCGCTGTCCGGGCGGCGACCGACGAGCTGTCCGGGGCCGGCGTGCTCGAGCCGCTGCTGCGCCTGCCCGGCGTGACCGACGTGCTGGTCAACGGCCCGGCGTCGGTGTGGGTCGACCGGGGAGCCGGCCTGGAGCCGGTCGACGTCCGGTTCCCCGACGAGGCCGCCGTCCGCCGGCTGGCGGTGCGGCTGGCGGCTGCGGCCGGGCGGCGGCTCGACGACGCCGCTCCGTGGGTCGACGCCGGCCTGCCCGACGGCACGCGGCTGCACGCCGTGCTGCCGCCGGTCTCGGGGTCGGGTACCTGCCTGTCGCTGCGGGTGCTGCGCCGGGCGGTCCTCTCCTTCGCCGACCTGGCCGACCGCGGCGCGTTCCCGGGCGCCGCCGCCGACCTGCTGACGGCGCTGGTGCAGGCCCGGTTGGCCTTCCTGGTCACCGGTGGCACCGGCACCGGCAAGACGACCGTGCTCTCGGCGCTGCTCGGGCTGGCCGGGCAGCACGAGCGGCTGGTGCTCTGCGAGGACGCCCCGGAGCTCGCGCCGCTGCACCCGCACGTCGTCCGGCTGCTCACCCGGCCGCCCAACGTGGAGGCCGCCGGCGCGGTGACCCTGCGCGACCTGGTCCGCCAGGCGCTGCGGATGCGCCCGGACCGGCTGGTCGTCGGCGAGGTGCGCGGCGCGGAGGTGGTCGACCTGCTCGCCGCGCTGAACACCGGCCACGACGGCGGCTGCGGCACCCTGCACGTCAACCGCGCCGGTGACCTGCCCGCCCGGCTGGAGGCGCTCGGCGAGGCAGCCGGACTGGGGCGGGCGGCGGTGCACAGCCAGGCAGCGGCCGCGCTCTCCGTCGTCGTGCACCTGCGCCGATCGCCGGCGGGGCGGCACGTCGCCGAGCTGGGCGTGGTCCGGCGCGACGGTGCCCTCATCGAGGTGGTCCCGGGCTGGCGGGCCGACGGCGGCCCGTGCCCGGCCGGCGACGAGCTGCACCGGCTGCTGGACGGGCGGGGCACCGGGTGA
- the ssd gene encoding septum site-determining protein Ssd, giving the protein MGADPVLLDDVLRLLAAAGTTGELTTGGSALRRAHRDAPLVLLGADVLASAAVQALPRRPGVLVVVDGEPDTAVWPAAVAVGAERVVVLPRDETWLVERVAAAVRAPVRPGWVVAVGGAGGGAGASTLATALALAARPSAGEGVLLVDGDGWAGGLDLLLGAEGSPGLRWPELAAVSGRVGGPALAAALPEACGVPVLAASREQPGEVPAEALLAVVTGARDTGCGVVVDLPVRGTAAEPVLAEADLAVLLVPARLRSAAVARALLTGERSPWSSAVVVFRVLPGGLSRGQVADVVGRPVVAELAVDRSAVPRSERGEPPSVAARSPFGLVSRQLLGRLPGRAA; this is encoded by the coding sequence GTGGGCGCTGATCCCGTCCTGCTCGACGACGTGCTCCGGCTGCTGGCCGCCGCCGGCACCACCGGAGAGCTGACCACCGGCGGCAGCGCGCTGCGCCGGGCGCACCGGGACGCCCCGCTCGTGCTGCTGGGGGCCGACGTCCTGGCCAGCGCTGCGGTGCAGGCCCTCCCGCGCCGTCCCGGCGTGCTGGTGGTGGTGGACGGCGAGCCCGACACCGCGGTGTGGCCGGCGGCGGTGGCGGTCGGGGCCGAGCGGGTCGTGGTGCTGCCCCGTGACGAGACCTGGCTGGTCGAGCGGGTCGCGGCCGCGGTCCGGGCGCCGGTCCGCCCGGGGTGGGTGGTCGCCGTCGGAGGCGCCGGCGGCGGCGCGGGCGCCAGCACGCTGGCGACCGCGCTCGCGCTGGCCGCGCGGCCGTCCGCAGGTGAGGGCGTGCTCCTGGTGGACGGGGACGGGTGGGCCGGCGGCCTGGACCTGCTGCTCGGTGCCGAGGGGTCGCCCGGGCTCCGCTGGCCCGAGCTCGCCGCGGTGAGCGGCCGGGTCGGCGGTCCGGCCCTGGCGGCGGCGCTGCCCGAGGCCTGCGGGGTACCGGTGCTGGCCGCCTCTCGCGAGCAGCCCGGTGAGGTGCCGGCCGAGGCGCTGCTCGCCGTGGTCACCGGCGCCCGGGACACCGGGTGCGGCGTCGTGGTCGACCTGCCCGTCCGCGGCACCGCGGCCGAGCCGGTGCTCGCCGAGGCCGACCTGGCGGTGCTGCTCGTGCCGGCCCGGTTGCGCTCCGCCGCGGTGGCGCGCGCCCTGCTGACCGGCGAACGGAGCCCCTGGTCGTCGGCGGTGGTGGTCTTCCGCGTGCTGCCCGGCGGGCTCAGCAGGGGGCAGGTGGCCGACGTCGTCGGTCGTCCGGTCGTGGCCGAGCTCGCCGTCGACCGGTCGGCGGTGCCCCGCAGCGAGCGCGGCGAGCCACCGTCCGTGGCGGCGCGGTCGCCGTTCGGGTTGGTCAGCCGGCAGCTGCTCGGCCGGCTCCCCGGGCGGGCAGCGTGA
- a CDS encoding HAD-IB family hydrolase yields the protein MTRAAAFFDLDKTVIAKSSTLAFGRPFFQGGLINRRAVLKGAYAQFVFSLAGADADQMERMRRQITAMTTGWDVAVVHEIVRETLHEIVDPLVYAEAADLIEAHQAAGREIVIVSSSGAEMVGPIGEMLGVDRVVATRMVTVEGRYTGEIEFYAYGENKAAAMREVAAEKGWDLAECWAYSDSATDLPMLEAVGHPTAVNPDRGLRKVAAERGWAVLEFTRPVSLRSRFSVTRTPVVTSAAVGVGAAVAGLAWYARRRALRAPSGATLPAAQLPGPITPAGRWRRREA from the coding sequence GTGACCCGCGCTGCGGCGTTCTTCGACCTGGACAAGACGGTCATCGCGAAGTCCAGCACCCTGGCCTTCGGACGACCGTTCTTCCAGGGTGGGCTGATCAACCGACGGGCCGTCCTCAAGGGCGCCTACGCGCAGTTCGTCTTCTCCCTGGCCGGTGCCGACGCCGACCAGATGGAGCGGATGCGCCGCCAGATCACCGCGATGACCACCGGCTGGGACGTCGCCGTGGTGCACGAGATCGTCCGGGAGACGTTGCACGAGATCGTCGACCCGCTGGTCTACGCGGAGGCCGCCGACCTGATCGAGGCGCACCAGGCCGCCGGCCGGGAGATCGTCATCGTCTCCAGCAGCGGGGCGGAGATGGTCGGCCCGATCGGCGAGATGCTCGGCGTGGACCGGGTGGTCGCCACCCGGATGGTGACCGTCGAGGGCCGCTACACCGGCGAGATCGAGTTCTACGCCTACGGGGAGAACAAGGCCGCCGCCATGCGCGAGGTCGCCGCCGAGAAGGGCTGGGACCTCGCCGAGTGCTGGGCCTACAGCGACTCGGCCACCGACCTGCCGATGCTCGAGGCGGTCGGGCACCCGACGGCGGTCAACCCCGACCGCGGGCTCCGCAAGGTCGCCGCCGAACGCGGCTGGGCGGTGCTGGAGTTCACCCGGCCGGTGTCGTTGCGCTCGCGCTTCTCCGTCACCCGGACGCCGGTGGTGACCAGCGCGGCGGTCGGCGTCGGCGCCGCGGTGGCCGGGCTGGCCTGGTACGCCCGGCGGCGCGCGCTGCGGGCGCCCTCGGGCGCCACCCTCCCGGCGGCGCAGCTGCCCGGCCCGATCACCCCGGCCGGTCGCTGGCGTCGCCGCGAGGCCTGA
- a CDS encoding oxidoreductase: MTIPLRPGAGRAARPAARPTGPDPLAPLLQLPGVAEAAEGARTAIDRLLGHKVLRRESAGVSAESALRGARASAALEGVDVPLAELRAGEVTDPVVQGALRVSVGLGSMVETWERAPGQVLARLHVLAATDLADPADLGRPNGPAGPRLSGLFSVITGASTVPAVVLAGVVHGELAALAPFGVQDGVVARAAGRLMTITRGLDPKAVSVPEVGFAELGAAAHAEALAGYRSGEPSGLAGWLVHCARATELGATEGLAICESLLRG, encoded by the coding sequence GTGACGATCCCGCTCCGCCCCGGCGCCGGCCGCGCCGCCCGGCCCGCCGCTCGCCCGACCGGCCCGGACCCGCTGGCCCCGCTGCTGCAGCTGCCCGGCGTCGCCGAGGCGGCCGAGGGGGCGCGGACGGCGATCGACCGGCTGCTGGGGCACAAGGTGCTGCGGCGCGAGTCCGCCGGGGTGAGCGCCGAGTCCGCGCTGCGCGGCGCCCGGGCGTCGGCGGCGCTGGAGGGCGTCGACGTGCCGCTGGCCGAGCTGCGCGCGGGCGAGGTCACCGACCCGGTGGTCCAGGGTGCGCTGCGGGTCTCTGTCGGGCTCGGTTCGATGGTCGAGACCTGGGAGCGCGCCCCGGGGCAGGTGCTCGCCCGGCTGCACGTGCTGGCCGCCACCGACCTCGCCGACCCCGCGGACCTCGGCCGCCCCAACGGTCCGGCGGGCCCGCGGCTGAGCGGGCTGTTCTCCGTGATCACCGGTGCCAGCACGGTGCCGGCGGTGGTGCTGGCCGGGGTGGTGCACGGCGAGCTGGCCGCGCTGGCCCCGTTCGGTGTGCAGGACGGGGTGGTCGCCCGGGCCGCCGGCCGGCTGATGACCATCACCCGCGGGCTGGACCCCAAGGCCGTGTCGGTGCCCGAGGTCGGGTTCGCCGAGCTGGGCGCCGCGGCGCACGCCGAGGCGCTGGCCGGCTACCGCTCCGGCGAACCCTCCGGGCTGGCCGGCTGGCTGGTGCACTGCGCCCGGGCGACCGAGCTCGGTGCCACCGAGGGCCTGGCGATCTGCGAGAGCCTGCTCCGCGGCTGA
- a CDS encoding histidine phosphatase family protein, whose translation MARPLTLLLVRHGQSEWNAAGLMQGQTAHVPLTELGHQQAAQAAAELAALTRDGGGPGALLSSDLLRAVQTAEHCAAATGLPLRTTPALREQGYGVLEGRPSRELWDVVDWTDPHWSAEGGESLAQLHARVAALLDQLRADPPAEVVALVTHGDTIRAAQAVAAGLGPDAMPAVTPHNGTVTRLELAP comes from the coding sequence ATGGCCCGCCCGCTCACCCTGCTCCTCGTCCGGCACGGGCAGAGCGAGTGGAACGCCGCCGGTCTCATGCAGGGCCAGACGGCGCACGTGCCGCTCACCGAGCTGGGGCACCAGCAGGCCGCTCAGGCCGCGGCGGAGCTCGCCGCGCTCACCCGGGACGGCGGCGGCCCCGGTGCCCTGCTGTCCAGCGACCTGCTCCGCGCGGTGCAGACCGCCGAGCACTGCGCGGCCGCGACCGGCCTGCCGTTGCGGACCACCCCGGCGCTGCGCGAGCAGGGCTACGGGGTGCTGGAGGGGCGTCCGTCCCGCGAGCTGTGGGACGTCGTCGACTGGACCGATCCGCACTGGTCGGCCGAGGGCGGGGAGAGCCTGGCCCAGCTGCACGCCCGGGTGGCCGCACTGCTCGATCAGCTCCGCGCCGACCCGCCGGCCGAGGTGGTCGCGCTGGTCACCCACGGCGACACGATCCGGGCCGCCCAGGCGGTCGCCGCCGGGCTGGGACCGGACGCGATGCCCGCGGTCACCCCGCACAACGGCACGGTCACCCGGCTGGAGCTGGCGCCGTGA
- the cobU gene encoding bifunctional adenosylcobinamide kinase/adenosylcobinamide-phosphate guanylyltransferase: protein MSRVLVLGGSRSGKSAYAEQLLEGWADVTYLATSKVEDSDSEWASRVAAHRARRPVGWATLETTMPSELVRGGAVLVDSITTWVAALMDETGVWDTADAGGSGGGGAHAADRRRAEAALDRLALRCDALVNNWVMTPAHVVAVSDEVGLGVVPETRSGRLFRDTLGNVNQRLAATADEVWFVVAGLPQRLR from the coding sequence GTGAGCAGGGTCCTGGTGCTCGGCGGCTCCCGGTCGGGGAAGTCCGCCTACGCCGAGCAGCTGCTGGAGGGCTGGGCCGACGTCACCTACCTGGCCACCAGCAAGGTCGAGGACTCCGACTCCGAGTGGGCCAGCCGGGTCGCCGCGCACCGGGCACGCCGGCCGGTCGGGTGGGCGACGCTGGAGACGACGATGCCCTCGGAGCTGGTCCGCGGCGGCGCCGTGCTCGTCGACAGCATCACCACCTGGGTCGCCGCGCTGATGGACGAGACCGGGGTCTGGGACACCGCCGACGCCGGCGGCTCGGGCGGTGGCGGCGCGCACGCCGCGGACCGGCGGCGGGCCGAGGCCGCGCTCGACCGGCTGGCCCTGCGCTGCGACGCCCTGGTCAACAACTGGGTGATGACGCCGGCGCACGTGGTCGCGGTCAGCGACGAGGTCGGGCTGGGCGTGGTGCCCGAGACGCGCTCCGGCCGGCTGTTCCGCGACACCCTCGGCAACGTGAACCAGCGGCTGGCCGCGACCGCGGACGAGGTGTGGTTCGTGGTGGCCGGGCTCCCCCAGCGGCTCCGGTGA
- a CDS encoding adenosylcobinamide-GDP ribazoletransferase, translated as MSRRPWTGPAEAFAMLSIARVPAAASARGVLPWAPLVGLVLGALATAVGWLGDRAAGPLVGAVLAVAVLAALTRGLHLDGLADTADGLGPLRGRERALEVMRAGDVGPFGVVTLVLTLLLQVACLAQLLGVDGGWLALPTATVAARVAMARTGLPGTPIAAGSSLGAAVAGTVSRRWLAGAALLTVMAAVAGGLLLSDDGPATALGLTAAVAVGLAASEALSSRAHTRLGGVNGDVMGAMGEVAATAALLTAAVLLG; from the coding sequence GTGAGCCGGCGTCCCTGGACCGGCCCGGCCGAGGCCTTCGCGATGCTCAGCATCGCCCGGGTCCCCGCCGCGGCCAGCGCCCGCGGTGTGCTGCCGTGGGCGCCGCTGGTCGGGCTGGTGCTCGGCGCGCTGGCCACCGCGGTCGGCTGGCTCGGTGACCGCGCCGCCGGCCCGCTGGTCGGGGCCGTGCTCGCCGTCGCCGTGCTCGCCGCCCTGACCCGCGGGCTGCACCTGGACGGGCTGGCCGACACCGCCGACGGGCTGGGCCCGCTCCGCGGCCGGGAGCGGGCGCTGGAGGTGATGCGCGCCGGGGACGTCGGGCCGTTCGGGGTCGTCACCCTCGTCCTGACGCTGCTGCTGCAGGTCGCCTGCCTGGCCCAGCTGCTCGGCGTCGACGGCGGCTGGCTCGCGCTCCCCACGGCAACCGTGGCGGCCCGGGTGGCGATGGCGCGCACCGGCCTGCCGGGCACCCCGATCGCCGCGGGCTCCTCGCTGGGCGCAGCGGTCGCCGGCACGGTGTCCCGCCGGTGGCTGGCCGGCGCCGCACTGCTGACCGTCATGGCGGCCGTCGCGGGCGGCCTGCTCCTCAGCGACGACGGCCCGGCCACCGCGCTCGGGCTGACGGCCGCCGTTGCCGTCGGGCTGGCCGCCTCGGAGGCGTTGTCCTCCCGGGCCCACACCCGGTTGGGCGGGGTCAACGGGGACGTCATGGGGGCCATGGGCGAGGTGGCGGCGACGGCGGCCCTGCTGACCGCCGCCGTCCTGCTCGGCTGA
- a CDS encoding tetratricopeptide repeat protein, translating to MWTSRRRDPDHLEALSLRQLGRWYRRVPVEIGADAGSDRARAELLDRIQDEWLRRLPGDPGMLNDRAMHAKWRRDWPTAQALGELALAALPTDQREGEPAAWNLGIAATARRDWAVARRAWQAFGIPVSGEGDAPVDEDLGPAPVRLNPPPRFVGQQEVLVDGRAGEPEVVWGRRLDPTRIQLVSVPLPASGHRYGDVMLHDGDVQGTRRFGDQEIGVFNEIELWERSPRPTLSAVVTAGDADSAQLEADLEAAGLAGEDWTTNMRVLCAACSNGSPGAHDHPGGAAVDGQRTFGLSGHPDDVAAVLRAWVAAAPGRAAGELTVELE from the coding sequence GTGTGGACGAGCCGCCGTCGGGACCCCGACCACCTGGAGGCCCTGAGTCTCCGCCAGCTCGGCCGGTGGTACCGCCGCGTCCCGGTGGAGATCGGTGCGGACGCCGGGTCCGACCGAGCACGTGCCGAGCTGCTCGACCGCATCCAGGACGAGTGGTTGCGCCGCCTCCCCGGCGACCCCGGCATGCTCAACGACCGTGCGATGCACGCCAAGTGGCGGCGGGACTGGCCGACGGCCCAGGCCCTGGGTGAGCTCGCCCTGGCGGCGCTCCCGACGGACCAGCGGGAGGGTGAGCCGGCGGCCTGGAACCTCGGCATCGCGGCCACGGCGCGACGCGACTGGGCGGTCGCCCGCCGGGCGTGGCAGGCCTTCGGCATCCCGGTCTCCGGCGAGGGCGACGCCCCGGTCGACGAGGACCTCGGCCCCGCCCCGGTGCGGCTGAACCCGCCGCCGCGCTTCGTCGGGCAGCAGGAGGTGCTGGTCGACGGCCGCGCGGGCGAGCCCGAGGTGGTCTGGGGCCGGCGGCTCGACCCGACCCGGATCCAGCTGGTGAGCGTCCCGCTGCCCGCGTCCGGGCACCGGTACGGCGACGTGATGCTGCACGACGGCGACGTCCAGGGCACCCGTCGGTTCGGTGACCAGGAGATCGGGGTGTTCAACGAGATCGAGCTGTGGGAGCGCTCGCCGCGCCCGACGCTCAGCGCCGTGGTGACGGCCGGCGACGCGGACTCCGCGCAGCTGGAGGCCGACCTCGAGGCCGCCGGCCTGGCCGGCGAGGACTGGACGACGAACATGCGCGTGCTGTGCGCGGCCTGCTCGAACGGCTCCCCCGGCGCGCACGACCACCCCGGCGGTGCGGCCGTCGACGGTCAGCGCACCTTCGGCCTCTCCGGCCACCCGGACGACGTCGCGGCCGTGCTGCGTGCCTGGGTCGCGGCCGCGCCGGGACGGGCCGCCGGCGAGCTGACCGTCGAGCTGGAGTGA
- a CDS encoding MoaD/ThiS family protein, whose translation MTVQVLLPRLLADCTGGRTSVSLDLPAPSTVCALLDVLAVEHPVFDRRVRDETGALRRHVNVYVDGEEVRRLAGLQTPVPSGAEVMVVQSVAGG comes from the coding sequence ATGACGGTGCAGGTGCTGCTGCCGCGGCTGCTGGCCGACTGCACCGGCGGCCGGACGTCGGTGTCGCTGGACCTGCCGGCGCCGTCGACGGTGTGCGCGCTGCTGGACGTGCTGGCCGTCGAGCACCCGGTGTTCGACCGGCGGGTGCGGGACGAGACCGGCGCGCTGCGGCGGCACGTGAACGTCTACGTCGACGGCGAGGAGGTCCGGCGGCTGGCCGGGCTGCAGACCCCGGTGCCGAGCGGGGCGGAGGTCATGGTCGTGCAGTCCGTGGCCGGCGGCTGA
- a CDS encoding WD40/YVTN/BNR-like repeat-containing protein, with product MATTLLAIGTRKGLWLATSEDRRSWSLSSPHFLMTEVPSVGIDVRGGRTRLMVGVRSEHFGPTVVHSDDLGVTWDEPAHGAIRFPADTGAAVERIWQLQPDSADRPGVVWAGCEPISVWRSEDGGDSFALCRTLWDHPHRPEWGAGYGGAAAHSVVPGPGSTVHVAMSTGGVYRTTDGGASWQPRNSGISAYFMPGPAPEFGQCVHKIARDAVVPGRLYAQNHHGVYRSEDDGDSWSSIADGLPSDFGFVMLAHPHRAGTIWVVPLVADGERIPPGGELAVHRSDDAGSTWRRCTEGLPAHEYNAVLRDAACVDGGDPVGVYVGTRGGEVYASADEGETFTTVAGHLPDVLCVRAAVLP from the coding sequence ATGGCGACGACTCTGCTGGCGATCGGCACGCGCAAGGGGCTCTGGCTCGCGACGAGTGAGGACCGGCGCAGCTGGTCGCTCTCCTCGCCGCACTTCCTGATGACCGAGGTGCCCAGCGTGGGCATCGACGTCCGCGGCGGGCGCACCCGGCTGATGGTCGGGGTGCGCTCGGAGCACTTCGGCCCGACGGTCGTGCACTCCGACGACCTCGGCGTCACCTGGGACGAGCCGGCGCACGGCGCGATCCGGTTCCCGGCCGACACCGGCGCCGCGGTGGAGCGGATCTGGCAGCTGCAGCCCGACTCCGCCGACCGGCCCGGGGTGGTCTGGGCCGGCTGCGAGCCGATCTCGGTGTGGCGGTCGGAGGACGGCGGCGACTCGTTCGCGCTGTGCCGCACGCTGTGGGACCACCCGCACCGGCCGGAGTGGGGTGCCGGCTACGGCGGTGCGGCGGCGCACAGCGTCGTCCCCGGGCCCGGCTCGACGGTGCACGTGGCGATGAGCACCGGCGGGGTCTACCGGACGACGGACGGCGGCGCCTCGTGGCAGCCGCGCAACTCCGGCATCTCCGCCTACTTCATGCCCGGCCCGGCGCCGGAGTTCGGCCAGTGCGTGCACAAGATCGCGCGGGACGCCGTCGTGCCCGGCCGGCTGTACGCGCAGAACCACCACGGCGTGTACCGCTCCGAGGACGACGGGGACTCGTGGAGCTCGATCGCCGACGGGCTGCCCTCGGACTTCGGCTTCGTGATGCTGGCGCACCCGCACCGCGCCGGGACCATCTGGGTGGTGCCGCTGGTCGCCGACGGCGAGCGGATCCCGCCCGGCGGGGAGCTGGCCGTGCACCGCAGCGACGACGCCGGCTCCACGTGGCGCCGCTGCACCGAGGGGCTGCCGGCGCACGAGTACAACGCGGTGCTGCGCGACGCGGCCTGCGTCGACGGCGGCGACCCGGTCGGGGTGTACGTGGGCACCCGGGGCGGCGAGGTCTACGCCAGCGCCGACGAGGGGGAGACGTTCACGACCGTCGCCGGGCACCTGCCCGACGTGCTCTGCGTGCGGGCGGCGGTGCTGCCATGA